A DNA window from Motilibacter rhizosphaerae contains the following coding sequences:
- the serC gene encoding phosphoserine transaminase, which yields MTDATQLSIPQDLKPADGRFGCGPSKVRPEALDALDATGRSLLGTSHRQKPVKELVRRTREGISQLFSLPEGYEVVLGNGGTTAFWDIATFGLVREKSQHLSFGEFSSKFAGSTKAAPFLADPSVIKSEPGTHPLPQAEAGVDVYALTHNETSTGVAMPIARVEGADEGSLVLVDATSGAGGLPVDISQTDVYYFAPQKVFAAEGGLWLAVFSPAALARVDEIIASGRYVPPFFDLPTAIDNSRKDQTYNTPSVATLFLLADQLDWLNGQGGLSWATQRTADSSSRLYGWAEKSSYATPFVAEPAQRSAVVGTIDFADSVDAAAVAKVLRANGIVDTEPYRKLGRNQLRIGMFPAVDPADVEALTASIDWVVERL from the coding sequence GTGACGGACGCGACGCAGCTCTCGATCCCGCAGGACCTCAAGCCCGCCGACGGCCGCTTCGGCTGCGGGCCGTCGAAGGTGCGGCCGGAGGCGCTCGACGCCCTCGACGCGACCGGCCGGTCCCTGCTCGGCACCTCCCACCGGCAGAAGCCGGTCAAGGAGCTCGTACGACGGACGCGCGAGGGGATCTCCCAGCTGTTCTCGCTGCCCGAGGGCTACGAGGTCGTGCTCGGCAACGGCGGCACCACGGCGTTCTGGGACATCGCGACGTTCGGGCTGGTCCGCGAGAAGAGCCAGCACCTGTCGTTCGGCGAGTTCTCCTCGAAGTTCGCGGGCTCCACCAAGGCCGCGCCCTTCCTCGCCGACCCCAGTGTCATCAAGAGCGAGCCCGGCACGCACCCGCTGCCGCAGGCCGAGGCCGGTGTCGACGTCTACGCGCTGACCCACAACGAGACCTCGACCGGTGTCGCGATGCCGATCGCCCGGGTCGAGGGCGCGGACGAGGGCTCGCTGGTCCTCGTGGACGCGACCTCGGGCGCGGGCGGCCTGCCGGTCGACATCAGCCAGACCGACGTCTACTACTTCGCGCCGCAGAAGGTGTTCGCGGCGGAGGGCGGCCTGTGGCTGGCGGTCTTCTCGCCCGCCGCGCTCGCCCGCGTCGACGAGATCATCGCGTCGGGCCGCTACGTGCCGCCGTTCTTCGACCTGCCCACGGCGATCGACAACAGCCGCAAGGACCAGACCTACAACACTCCGTCGGTCGCGACGCTGTTCCTCCTCGCCGACCAGCTGGACTGGCTCAACGGCCAGGGCGGGCTCTCCTGGGCGACGCAGCGCACGGCGGACTCGTCGTCGCGGCTCTACGGCTGGGCGGAGAAGTCCTCCTACGCCACGCCGTTCGTCGCCGAGCCGGCGCAGCGCTCCGCGGTCGTCGGGACCATCGACTTCGCCGACTCCGTCGACGCGGCGGCGGTCGCGAAGGTGCTGCGCGCCAACGGGATCGTCGACACCGAGCCCTACCGCAAGCTCGGCCGCAACCAGCTGCGCATCGGCATGTTCCCCGCCGTCGACCCCGCCGACGTCGAGGCCCTCACGGCCAGCATCGACTGGGTCGTCGAGCGGCTCTAG
- a CDS encoding GNAT family N-acetyltransferase yields the protein MRAREAVEDLMAYVPLPPSGARRVLPDAVLTWQRGPLPFLASVSAVRADDVDRLLAEAPAWFRERGATACTWWLGPSTRPTGLRDRLLAGGMDEVATASAMLLDSEPDAGPGTAAGAARALRVVEVDGPERLLAYRTLLALAGGSGEVGEEVRAELARSNPEAWRDAQRTARTRRHYLVEVDGEPVAAGGLGVTEHGFGVLTGGATAPAARGLGCYRRLVHHRWQVARSLGLEALAVQASPMSRPVLAGLGFSAVAELAVLLQPLAQGQDPGRAAR from the coding sequence ATGCGCGCACGCGAGGCGGTCGAGGACCTGATGGCGTACGTCCCGCTGCCTCCCAGCGGCGCCCGGCGGGTGCTGCCCGACGCGGTCCTCACCTGGCAGCGCGGGCCCCTGCCGTTCCTCGCGAGCGTGTCCGCGGTCCGCGCGGACGACGTCGACCGCCTGCTCGCCGAGGCGCCCGCGTGGTTCCGCGAGCGGGGCGCGACGGCCTGCACCTGGTGGCTGGGGCCGTCGACGCGTCCGACCGGACTTCGCGACCGCCTGCTCGCCGGGGGGATGGACGAGGTCGCCACGGCCAGCGCCATGCTGCTGGACTCCGAGCCCGACGCGGGGCCGGGCACAGCCGCCGGGGCCGCGCGGGCGCTGCGGGTCGTCGAGGTCGACGGCCCCGAGCGGTTGCTGGCGTACCGCACGCTGCTCGCGCTCGCCGGCGGCTCCGGCGAGGTGGGGGAGGAGGTGCGCGCCGAGCTCGCCCGCAGCAACCCCGAGGCGTGGCGGGACGCGCAGCGCACGGCACGGACGCGCCGGCACTACCTCGTCGAGGTCGACGGGGAGCCGGTCGCCGCCGGGGGCCTGGGCGTCACCGAGCACGGCTTCGGCGTGCTCACGGGCGGGGCGACGGCCCCTGCCGCGCGTGGCCTCGGCTGCTACCGCAGGCTCGTGCACCACCGCTGGCAGGTCGCGCGCTCGCTCGGGCTCGAGGCCCTCGCCGTCCAGGCCTCGCCGATGTCGCGCCCGGTGCTCGCCGGGCTCGGCTTCAGCGCGGTCGCCGAGCTGGCCGTCCTCCTGCAGCCGCTGGCACAGGGGCAGGACCCGGGGCGGGCAGCTCGCTGA
- a CDS encoding globin domain-containing protein — translation MTPHQVELVEQTMERAAQDLDAVVVDFYDRLFRAHPEVRGMFPEDMGEQRHKLEAMLRTVVASIRDHGRFEQACARLGARHEGYGARAAHYEAVGSALLAALGAALGDAWHEEERCAWQAALELVSEVMQGGQRAAVTA, via the coding sequence GTGACGCCGCACCAGGTCGAGCTCGTCGAGCAGACGATGGAGCGGGCCGCGCAGGACCTCGACGCCGTCGTCGTCGACTTCTACGACCGGCTCTTCCGCGCCCACCCCGAGGTGCGCGGCATGTTCCCCGAGGACATGGGCGAGCAGCGGCACAAGCTCGAGGCCATGCTCCGCACGGTCGTCGCGAGCATCCGCGACCACGGCCGCTTCGAGCAGGCCTGCGCCCGCCTCGGTGCCCGCCACGAGGGGTACGGCGCGCGGGCCGCCCACTACGAGGCGGTGGGGAGCGCGCTGCTCGCCGCTCTCGGGGCCGCCCTGGGCGACGCGTGGCACGAGGAGGAGCGGTGCGCGTGGCAGGCGGCGCTCGAGCTCGTGAGCGAGGTCATGCAGGGCGGGCAGCGGGCCGCCGTCACGGCATGA
- the pdxH gene encoding pyridoxamine 5'-phosphate oxidase, with translation MDVDPAVLRRSYERGALHEGDLAADPFTQFAAWLAVAVEAGVLEPNAMTLATADATGRPSARTVLLKGVDERGFAFYTNHGSRKGRELLANPRAALVFAWLPLERQVTVTGDVVQVPREEAAAYFASRPRGSRVGAWASRQSEPVAREALDERYAELDATLGDDIALPGFWGGFRVVPLTVEFWQGRPSRLHDRLRFVREDVTAPWRTERLSP, from the coding sequence GTGGACGTCGATCCTGCTGTGCTGCGCCGGTCGTACGAGCGCGGGGCGCTGCACGAGGGGGACCTCGCGGCCGACCCCTTCACGCAGTTCGCGGCCTGGCTCGCCGTCGCGGTCGAGGCCGGTGTGCTCGAGCCCAACGCGATGACGCTCGCGACCGCCGACGCCACCGGCAGGCCGAGCGCGCGCACGGTCCTGCTGAAGGGCGTCGACGAGCGCGGGTTCGCGTTCTACACGAACCACGGGTCGCGCAAGGGGCGCGAGCTGCTCGCGAACCCCCGTGCAGCACTGGTCTTCGCGTGGCTCCCGCTCGAGCGGCAGGTCACGGTGACCGGCGACGTGGTGCAGGTGCCGCGCGAGGAGGCCGCGGCGTACTTCGCCTCCCGTCCGCGCGGTTCCCGGGTCGGCGCCTGGGCGAGCCGGCAGTCGGAGCCGGTGGCGCGCGAGGCCCTCGACGAGCGGTACGCCGAGCTGGACGCGACGCTCGGCGACGACATCGCGCTCCCGGGGTTCTGGGGCGGCTTCCGGGTGGTGCCGCTGACGGTGGAGTTCTGGCAGGGCCGGCCCAGCCGCCTGCACGACCGCCTGCGCTTCGTCCGCGAGGACGTCACCGCTCCCTGGCGGACAGAGCGCCTGTCCCCCTGA
- a CDS encoding ribonuclease E inhibitor RraB, whose protein sequence is MASLGDRARALLRRRKEEPLPAYVDDGTLPVLGGSSDPAASDSGVLAALAESGVDVTRPLLVRHHLLLPDASAVEQVRAVVAEEGYALVATDGGARASRVEVPSGLALARERTRMAGLAQRLGGDATGWDLCG, encoded by the coding sequence ATGGCCTCCCTCGGCGACCGCGCCCGCGCCCTGCTGCGTCGCCGCAAGGAGGAGCCGCTGCCGGCGTACGTCGACGACGGGACGCTCCCCGTCCTCGGCGGCAGCAGCGACCCGGCCGCCTCGGACTCCGGTGTCCTCGCCGCCCTGGCCGAGAGCGGGGTGGACGTCACGCGCCCGCTGCTCGTCCGGCACCACCTGCTGCTGCCGGACGCCTCCGCCGTCGAGCAGGTGCGGGCGGTCGTCGCGGAGGAGGGGTACGCGCTGGTGGCCACCGACGGCGGCGCACGCGCCAGCCGGGTGGAGGTGCCGAGCGGGCTGGCGCTGGCCCGGGAGCGTACGCGGATGGCCGGTCTCGCCCAGCGGCTCGGCGGCGACGCGACCGGCTGGGACCTCTGCGGCTGA
- a CDS encoding ABC-F family ATP-binding cassette domain-containing protein, producing MPVPPSIVLTDAGFAWPDGTPVLEHVSASLGPGRTGLVGLNGSGKSTLLRLVAGELAPTSGSVTTAGEVARLPQGLPLRTRERVLDLLGVGAAVDAVRAIAAGDASPRHFDAVGEDWDAEARAAAVLAEAGLPPDVLDRRVGELSGGEAVLVAVAGLRLRAAPVTLLDEPTNDLDREARARLRELVRTWRGALVLVSHDTALLEEVDETAELHDGRLTVVSGAYSTYVAHVEAEQSAALQAERTAEQALRREQRQRVEAETVLARRQRYAASDWANKRRPRIVMNQRRTEAQVSAGKLRARLDADVARARTALQEASARVRDDAAVRPVLPDPGLSAGRRLVDLHDGERTWELRGPERVALTGRNGVGKTTLLAALVTGSRPAYGPWAVARTERVGYLPQRSDGLDPAATVLEVVREAAPSRTPQEVRYALARFLLRADAVARTVGTLSGGERFRVALARLLLADPAPQLLVLDEPTNDLDTQTVDQLVAALRAYRGGLLVVSHDDGFLARLELDRRLELDRDGRLSELPAPGPAPVPAAAGGRPARRPR from the coding sequence GTGCCCGTCCCTCCGTCCATCGTCCTGACCGACGCCGGCTTCGCCTGGCCCGACGGCACGCCCGTGCTCGAGCACGTGAGCGCGAGCCTCGGCCCGGGGCGTACGGGCCTCGTCGGGCTCAACGGCTCCGGCAAGTCCACCCTGCTGCGCCTCGTCGCCGGCGAGCTCGCTCCCACCTCCGGCTCGGTGACCACCGCGGGCGAGGTCGCCCGCCTGCCGCAGGGCCTCCCCCTGCGCACCCGGGAGCGGGTGCTCGACCTGCTGGGGGTCGGCGCTGCGGTGGACGCCGTCCGCGCCATCGCCGCGGGGGACGCCTCTCCGCGCCACTTCGACGCCGTCGGCGAGGACTGGGACGCCGAGGCGCGCGCTGCCGCCGTGCTCGCCGAGGCGGGGCTGCCGCCCGACGTCCTCGACCGCCGCGTCGGCGAGCTCTCCGGCGGCGAGGCGGTGCTGGTGGCCGTCGCGGGGCTGCGGCTGCGGGCGGCCCCCGTGACGCTGCTCGACGAGCCGACCAACGACCTCGACCGCGAGGCCCGCGCCCGCCTGCGCGAGCTCGTGCGCACCTGGCGCGGGGCGCTCGTCCTGGTCAGCCACGACACCGCGCTGCTGGAGGAGGTGGACGAGACCGCGGAGCTGCACGACGGCCGGCTGACGGTGGTCTCGGGGGCGTACTCCACGTACGTCGCGCACGTCGAGGCGGAGCAGAGCGCGGCGCTCCAGGCGGAGCGGACGGCCGAGCAGGCGCTGCGCCGCGAGCAGCGCCAGCGCGTCGAGGCCGAGACGGTGCTCGCCCGCCGGCAGCGCTACGCCGCGAGCGACTGGGCCAACAAGCGGCGGCCGCGGATCGTCATGAACCAGCGGCGGACCGAGGCGCAGGTCTCGGCCGGCAAGCTGCGCGCGAGGCTCGACGCCGACGTGGCGCGCGCGCGGACGGCGCTCCAGGAGGCGAGCGCCCGCGTCCGCGACGACGCGGCGGTCCGCCCCGTCCTCCCCGACCCCGGACTGAGCGCCGGGCGCCGGCTGGTCGACCTGCACGACGGCGAGCGCACGTGGGAGCTGCGCGGGCCCGAGCGCGTCGCGCTCACGGGCCGCAACGGCGTCGGGAAGACCACCCTGCTCGCGGCGCTCGTGACCGGCTCGCGCCCGGCGTACGGCCCGTGGGCGGTCGCGCGGACCGAGCGCGTGGGCTACCTCCCGCAGCGCAGCGACGGGCTCGACCCGGCGGCCACCGTGCTCGAGGTCGTGCGGGAGGCGGCGCCCTCGCGCACGCCGCAGGAGGTGCGGTACGCCCTGGCGCGCTTCCTGCTCCGCGCAGACGCCGTGGCGCGGACCGTGGGCACGCTGTCGGGCGGCGAGCGCTTCCGGGTGGCGCTCGCGCGGCTGCTGCTCGCCGACCCCGCCCCCCAGCTGCTCGTGCTCGACGAGCCGACCAACGACCTGGACACGCAGACCGTCGACCAGCTGGTCGCGGCGCTCCGCGCCTACCGCGGCGGGCTGCTCGTCGTCAGCCACGACGACGGCTTCCTCGCGCGGCTGGAGCTCGACCGGCGCCTCGAGCTCGACCGGGACGGCCGGCTCAGCGAGCTGCCCGCCCCGGGTCCTGCCCCTGTGCCAGCGGCTGCAGGAGGACGGCCAGCTCGGCGACCGCGCTGA
- a CDS encoding SHOCT domain-containing protein, with protein MLGFGLAFSIAFLVAVVIAVVVFAVLLLSLVGSLRTLRRGGIDPLTVPSQLAVRYVAGPDPVGRIEARLHELDDLRERGVISEDEWRAARGSALG; from the coding sequence GTGCTCGGCTTCGGGCTGGCCTTCAGCATCGCGTTCCTCGTCGCGGTGGTCATCGCCGTCGTGGTGTTCGCGGTGCTGCTGCTGTCGCTCGTCGGCAGCCTGCGGACCCTGCGGCGGGGCGGGATCGACCCGCTCACCGTGCCATCCCAGCTGGCCGTCCGCTACGTCGCGGGCCCGGACCCCGTGGGCCGGATCGAGGCGCGGCTGCACGAACTGGACGACCTGCGCGAGCGCGGGGTCATCAGCGAGGACGAGTGGCGGGCCGCGCGCGGGAGCGCGCTGGGCTGA
- a CDS encoding citrate synthase translates to MSQSSESQQSVTLTGAGAADLSLPVLGTTEGAHGVDISALLSKGGLVTYDPGFANTANTTSAITYIDGDEGILRYRGYPIDQLAENASFLEVSYLLIYGELPTPSELEAFDQRIRRHTLLDEDLKRFFDGFPRNAHPMPVLSAAVSALSTFYQDSVNPFDDTQVSLSTVRLLAKLPTIAAYAYKKSVGQPFLYPDNKLGYVENFLKLTFGVPSEDYEVDPVIAKALDLLFVLHADHEQNCSTSTVRLVGSAQANLFASVSSGIHALHGPLHGGANQAVLEMLESIREQGGDVNAFVQKVKNKEAGVRLMGFGHRVYKNYDPRAAIIKKTADQVLSALGKRDDLLDIAMELEGVALSDDYFVSRKLYPNVDFYTGLLYRAMGFPTRMFTVLFAIGRLPGWIAQWHEMIEDPKTKIGRPRQLYTGPAERPVVPLAQR, encoded by the coding sequence ATGTCGCAGAGCTCCGAGTCCCAGCAGAGCGTCACCCTGACCGGGGCGGGCGCCGCGGACCTCAGCCTCCCGGTGCTGGGCACCACCGAGGGGGCGCACGGCGTCGACATCTCGGCGCTGCTCTCCAAGGGGGGCCTGGTCACCTACGACCCGGGCTTCGCCAACACCGCCAACACGACCTCGGCGATCACCTACATCGACGGTGACGAGGGGATCCTGCGCTACCGCGGCTACCCCATCGACCAGCTGGCCGAGAACGCCTCGTTCCTCGAGGTGAGCTACCTGCTCATCTACGGCGAGCTGCCGACCCCGAGCGAGCTCGAGGCGTTCGACCAGCGCATCCGCCGCCACACGCTGCTCGACGAGGACCTCAAGCGCTTCTTCGACGGCTTCCCGCGCAACGCGCACCCGATGCCGGTGCTCTCCGCGGCGGTCTCGGCCCTGTCGACGTTCTACCAGGACTCGGTCAACCCGTTCGACGACACGCAGGTGTCGCTGTCGACCGTGCGCCTGCTGGCGAAGCTGCCGACGATCGCGGCGTACGCGTACAAGAAGTCCGTGGGGCAGCCCTTCCTCTACCCCGACAACAAGCTCGGCTACGTCGAGAACTTCCTCAAGCTGACCTTCGGCGTCCCGTCCGAGGACTACGAGGTCGACCCCGTCATCGCGAAGGCGCTCGACCTGCTGTTCGTGCTCCACGCCGACCACGAGCAGAACTGCTCGACCTCGACGGTCCGGCTCGTGGGGTCCGCGCAGGCCAACCTGTTCGCCTCGGTCTCCTCGGGGATCCACGCGCTGCACGGCCCGCTGCACGGCGGCGCCAACCAGGCGGTGCTCGAGATGCTCGAGTCGATCCGCGAGCAGGGCGGCGACGTCAACGCGTTCGTGCAGAAGGTGAAGAACAAGGAGGCGGGCGTCCGCCTCATGGGCTTCGGGCACCGCGTCTACAAGAACTACGACCCGCGCGCGGCCATCATCAAGAAGACCGCGGACCAGGTGCTCTCGGCGCTCGGCAAGCGCGACGACCTGCTCGACATCGCGATGGAGCTCGAGGGCGTCGCGCTCTCCGACGACTACTTCGTGTCGCGCAAGCTCTACCCGAACGTCGACTTCTACACGGGCCTGCTCTACCGGGCGATGGGCTTCCCCACGCGCATGTTCACCGTGCTGTTCGCCATCGGCCGTCTCCCCGGCTGGATCGCGCAGTGGCACGAGATGATCGAGGACCCGAAGACGAAGATCGGCCGCCCGCGCCAGCTCTACACCGGGCCCGCCGAGCGCCCGGTCGTGCCGCTCGCGCAGCGCTGA
- a CDS encoding citrate synthase: MAAYFPGLEGVVGFETAICEPGPDDVDLRYRGLDVDELVGVVPWERVWSLLVDGRVGAPLPAVGAPLLPGGLQAGLAALAGAWGLRPVLDLSPDEVRTDLARVSAAALDLVARTARQGPAVPDAVVEGWSGAAERFLARWHGEVDPVAARALDAYWVVAAEHGLTTSTLVARVVASTGADVAAALSAAVGAMSGPLHGGAPERVLAMVQEVERSGDPAAWVRAALDRGQRLMGFGHRVYRGVDPRARTLRRVALELGAPLAEVAAALEDAALAELRERRPDRVLATNVDFWAAVLLDGAGVPGPLLPAVFSCGRTAGWSAHVLEQRRTGRLIRVGARYVGPGPRGPGHGGPGPDGGTG, from the coding sequence ATGGCTGCGTACTTCCCCGGGCTCGAGGGCGTCGTCGGCTTCGAGACGGCGATCTGCGAGCCGGGGCCCGACGACGTCGACCTGCGCTACCGCGGGCTCGACGTGGACGAGCTCGTCGGGGTGGTGCCGTGGGAGCGGGTGTGGTCGCTGCTGGTGGACGGGAGGGTGGGCGCCCCCCTGCCCGCGGTCGGGGCGCCGCTGCTGCCCGGCGGCCTGCAGGCCGGTCTCGCCGCACTGGCGGGGGCGTGGGGGCTGCGCCCCGTGCTCGACCTCTCCCCGGACGAGGTGCGCACCGACCTCGCGCGGGTGTCGGCCGCCGCGCTCGACCTGGTGGCGCGTACCGCGCGGCAGGGTCCGGCCGTCCCGGACGCCGTCGTCGAGGGCTGGTCCGGCGCGGCCGAGCGCTTCCTCGCCCGCTGGCACGGCGAGGTGGACCCGGTGGCGGCGCGGGCGCTCGACGCGTACTGGGTGGTCGCGGCGGAGCACGGGCTGACGACCTCGACGCTCGTCGCGCGCGTCGTCGCCTCGACGGGAGCCGACGTCGCCGCGGCGCTGAGCGCCGCGGTCGGGGCGATGTCCGGCCCGCTGCACGGCGGGGCACCGGAGCGCGTGCTCGCGATGGTGCAGGAGGTGGAGCGCTCGGGCGACCCCGCGGCCTGGGTACGCGCGGCCCTCGACCGCGGGCAGCGGCTCATGGGCTTCGGGCACCGGGTCTACCGCGGCGTCGACCCGCGGGCCCGTACGCTCCGGCGCGTCGCGCTCGAGCTCGGCGCCCCGCTCGCCGAGGTGGCGGCCGCGCTGGAGGACGCCGCGCTCGCCGAGCTGCGCGAGCGCCGGCCGGACCGGGTGCTCGCGACCAACGTGGACTTCTGGGCTGCGGTGCTGCTCGACGGCGCGGGCGTCCCCGGCCCGCTGCTCCCGGCGGTGTTCAGCTGCGGGCGCACCGCCGGCTGGTCGGCGCACGTCCTCGAGCAGCGGCGTACGGGCCGGCTGATCCGCGTGGGCGCGCGCTACGTCGGGCCGGGCCCCCGCGGGCCGGGTCACGGGGGGCCTGGCCCGGATGGCGGAACGGGCTGA